One genomic segment of Rubeoparvulum massiliense includes these proteins:
- a CDS encoding helix-turn-helix transcriptional regulator, whose translation MERKLLTPEEVAHVLKISKYTVYEMVKRGELVASRIGRKMRIDSQDLEEFVQRQKNEPTQINVPITEQVSQQLPITTRGIQPIMLMGSHDLAVDLLVTSLHQHSPTSLIIPAVIGSMEGLINLYYGNADLAGCHLFDEETGEYNLPFVQRLCTGEKMVVVQFVLRQLGWIVPNGNPQQLQGWEDLQRENLRFVNRQRGSGTRIQLDYQRKKRGIPSEGIRGYDREELNHYGVATAIVRGEADFGLGSESAARAVGLDFIPLVQERYDFIMRKEFYQSSRWQPLLQVLQSSVLRQQIEALGGYDTSMSGQLIGEVD comes from the coding sequence ATGGAACGGAAACTGTTAACTCCTGAAGAAGTGGCACATGTGCTAAAGATTTCCAAGTATACAGTATATGAGATGGTAAAGCGTGGAGAGTTGGTAGCGAGCCGTATTGGTCGCAAGATGAGGATTGATTCCCAGGATCTAGAGGAGTTCGTCCAGAGACAGAAAAATGAACCGACTCAGATCAATGTACCGATTACGGAACAAGTCTCCCAGCAATTGCCCATAACGACGCGAGGAATTCAGCCCATCATGTTGATGGGGAGCCATGATCTTGCAGTCGATCTGCTAGTCACTTCTTTACATCAGCATTCCCCCACTTCGCTGATTATCCCAGCGGTTATCGGTAGTATGGAAGGCCTGATCAACCTGTATTATGGAAATGCTGATCTAGCAGGGTGTCACCTCTTTGACGAGGAAACGGGAGAGTACAACCTTCCCTTCGTTCAACGTTTATGTACTGGAGAGAAGATGGTGGTCGTCCAATTCGTCTTGCGCCAGTTAGGCTGGATCGTTCCCAATGGCAATCCTCAGCAGCTTCAAGGCTGGGAGGATTTACAAAGAGAGAATTTGCGCTTTGTGAATCGTCAGCGGGGCTCTGGTACGCGGATTCAACTGGATTATCAGCGAAAAAAACGAGGCATTCCTAGTGAAGGAATTCGTGGCTATGACCGAGAGGAATTAAATCACTACGGGGTAGCAACAGCCATTGTTCGTGGCGAAGCAGATTTTGGCTTAGGCAGTGAAAGCGCTGCTCGTGCAGTGGGATTAGACTTCATCCCTTTGGTACAAGAACGCTATGATTTTATTATGCGTAAGGAGTTTTATCAAAGTAGCCGCTGGCAGCCATTGCTGCAGGTGTTACAATCGAGCGTATTACGGCAACAGATTGAAGCACTTGGTGGCTACGACACAAGTATGAGTGGTCAATTAATAGGGGAGGTAGACTAA
- a CDS encoding ABC transporter permease has product MEMIWNGLVEAFRMIITGDPEIYAITWLTLRVSGSATLISLLIGIPFGLFLARVKFPGRRLFVSVVNTAMGFPPVVVGLWVFIFLARNGPLGFLHLLYTPTAIVIAQVIIATPVITGLTMAAIMQVDPNLQLQVRALGATRWQSHWLIIREARYSILAAIISGFGAAISEVGASQMVGGNIKGYSRVLTTATVMETSKGNTDVAIGISIILLLLAFLVTFFLTLLQQREVQR; this is encoded by the coding sequence ATGGAGATGATTTGGAACGGTTTAGTGGAAGCGTTTCGCATGATAATCACAGGGGATCCAGAAATCTATGCCATTACCTGGCTGACCCTACGGGTTTCTGGCTCAGCAACTCTGATTAGTCTCTTAATTGGCATCCCTTTTGGTCTCTTTCTTGCGAGGGTGAAGTTTCCTGGCCGCCGCCTCTTCGTCAGTGTGGTGAACACAGCCATGGGTTTTCCACCTGTTGTTGTGGGACTATGGGTCTTTATCTTCTTGGCTCGTAATGGCCCGTTGGGGTTCTTACATTTACTCTATACTCCAACGGCCATTGTGATTGCACAGGTGATTATTGCTACACCTGTTATTACTGGACTGACGATGGCTGCTATCATGCAGGTGGATCCGAATCTACAGTTACAGGTTCGCGCGCTGGGAGCAACGCGCTGGCAGTCTCATTGGTTGATTATCCGTGAGGCTCGTTATTCCATTCTTGCTGCCATTATTTCTGGCTTTGGTGCAGCGATCTCTGAGGTAGGGGCGTCACAGATGGTCGGGGGTAATATTAAGGGGTACTCCCGCGTATTAACCACAGCTACTGTGATGGAAACCTCGAAAGGGAATACCGACGTGGCCATTGGAATTTCCATCATCCTATTACTATTGGCCTTTCTCGTCACCTTTTTCTTAACCTTGTTACAGCAGCGGGAGGTACAGCGATGA
- a CDS encoding NifB/NifX family molybdenum-iron cluster-binding protein produces MKIALPIENKQIFQHFGRSPQFIIYTVEDNKITEQEFVSTQDLAHQHQALAQFFVNRGVEVLIVGGIGAGAQAPLKAAGIQVVNGATGDVEENLHAYLRGELQPKEGHSCGCGGHDHDHHHHDHDHDHDHDHGNRII; encoded by the coding sequence ATGAAAATCGCATTACCCATTGAAAACAAGCAGATCTTCCAGCATTTTGGCCGTAGTCCACAATTTATTATCTATACGGTTGAAGATAATAAAATAACAGAGCAAGAGTTCGTAAGCACCCAAGACTTAGCCCATCAGCATCAAGCATTAGCTCAGTTCTTTGTGAACCGTGGTGTTGAGGTCCTCATTGTAGGCGGAATTGGTGCAGGTGCTCAGGCACCATTAAAAGCAGCTGGCATTCAAGTGGTGAATGGTGCTACTGGCGATGTGGAAGAGAATTTACACGCCTACCTCCGTGGCGAGCTTCAACCTAAGGAAGGACATTCCTGTGGTTGTGGAGGTCACGACCATGATCATCACCATCATGATCATGATCATGATCACGATCATGACCATGGTAATCGTATCATCTAA
- a CDS encoding Bax inhibitor-1/YccA family protein — MYQQSTEVITSTSNDSLIERVLRGVGIAFLLTMLGMVASYFVFGQNIQLANQFGMIAGFIGLGLLLFTYFIRKSSAISYKFVWTFAVIEGFAIYPLIFIYTQVLGGAIVTACFGLASAIFIGLSIYAWKSKRDFTFMGSMLMVTLIVLIIAGIANIFLSLSALGTIIAAVSLIVFSGFILYDVSILKQTGFTEAMIPALILSMYLNFINIFLDLLRLAWALFADE, encoded by the coding sequence ATGTATCAGCAGAGTACAGAGGTCATTACCAGTACCAGTAATGATTCCCTGATTGAACGAGTATTACGAGGAGTAGGAATCGCCTTCCTTTTAACCATGTTAGGGATGGTTGCCTCCTATTTTGTTTTTGGACAGAATATTCAATTGGCCAATCAATTTGGAATGATCGCTGGCTTTATCGGCTTAGGATTGTTATTATTCACATATTTTATTCGTAAGTCTTCAGCCATCAGCTACAAATTTGTTTGGACTTTTGCTGTAATCGAGGGCTTTGCCATCTATCCTCTGATCTTTATCTACACGCAGGTACTCGGTGGCGCCATTGTTACAGCATGCTTTGGTCTTGCGTCAGCCATCTTTATCGGTCTCTCCATCTACGCCTGGAAATCGAAACGTGATTTTACCTTTATGGGTTCCATGCTAATGGTTACTTTAATCGTCTTGATCATTGCTGGCATCGCTAATATTTTCCTCAGTCTGTCTGCGCTAGGGACGATCATCGCTGCTGTATCGCTCATCGTCTTCAGTGGATTCATCCTCTATGATGTTTCCATTCTGAAGCAAACAGGCTTTACAGAAGCGATGATTCCCGCTTTAATCCTAAGCATGTATTTAAATTTCATTAATATCTTCCTTGATTTACTCCGCTTAGCTTGGGCATTATTCGCCGATGAATAA
- the aroA gene encoding 3-phosphoshikimate 1-carboxyvinyltransferase yields MLTLSPRQALQGRVQVPGDKSISHRAVMMGALGQGVTRVHGFLQSADTLHTMELFRQLGRQLDLNEDGILRIEGKGKYLQEPAQLLDVGNSGTTMRLMLGILAGQPFHAVLAGDSSLNHRPMKRVAEPLRQMGAQIDGRQGGEYPPLAIRGGSLRGIHYRSPVASAQVKSALLLAGLFTDGDVVVEEPQQSRDHTERIFQELGIPLEILPQGVRLPAGDYQWEGAELFVPGDFSSAAFLLAAGLLLPGSHLIVENVGCNPTRTGLLDVALAMGGKIRYEIDQAAEPAAQMEVRFSSLHGVEVGGAIIPRLIDELPILAVMATQAEGWTVVRDAQELRVKESDRIAVMAQELRKMGVTIEELPDGFIIEGPQQLHGAALDSHGDHRIGMALMVAAALADSPSTMAGASALQISYPLFYEIMMKHTKPTV; encoded by the coding sequence GTGTTAACATTATCACCACGCCAAGCATTACAAGGAAGGGTTCAGGTTCCTGGAGATAAGTCTATCAGCCATCGCGCTGTGATGATGGGTGCCCTCGGCCAGGGAGTAACACGGGTCCATGGTTTTCTCCAAAGTGCAGATACCTTACATACGATGGAACTTTTTCGCCAATTAGGACGTCAGCTTGACTTGAATGAGGATGGCATACTACGCATTGAAGGGAAAGGGAAGTATCTTCAAGAACCTGCTCAACTATTGGATGTGGGCAATTCCGGTACGACCATGCGCTTGATGCTAGGGATTTTAGCAGGTCAGCCCTTCCATGCAGTACTGGCTGGAGATAGCTCATTAAACCATCGTCCGATGAAGCGGGTAGCTGAGCCGCTACGGCAGATGGGGGCGCAAATTGATGGGCGTCAAGGCGGCGAATACCCTCCCTTAGCCATTCGTGGTGGTTCATTACGGGGCATTCACTACCGTTCACCAGTAGCTAGTGCTCAGGTGAAATCAGCTCTACTTCTAGCAGGCTTGTTTACAGATGGGGATGTTGTTGTGGAGGAGCCACAGCAATCCCGCGATCATACAGAACGAATCTTCCAAGAACTAGGTATTCCCCTGGAGATTCTACCACAGGGTGTACGGCTTCCTGCTGGCGATTATCAGTGGGAGGGAGCCGAGCTCTTTGTACCAGGTGATTTCTCCTCTGCTGCTTTTCTGCTCGCTGCCGGACTCCTATTGCCAGGAAGTCATCTCATCGTGGAGAATGTGGGGTGCAATCCAACACGGACTGGTCTACTGGATGTGGCGTTGGCCATGGGCGGGAAGATTAGATATGAGATAGACCAAGCGGCGGAGCCAGCTGCTCAAATGGAGGTGCGGTTCAGTTCCTTACATGGTGTGGAGGTAGGAGGAGCCATCATCCCACGTCTCATCGATGAGCTTCCAATTCTGGCAGTGATGGCAACACAGGCAGAAGGGTGGACTGTGGTACGAGATGCCCAGGAGCTTCGAGTAAAGGAGAGCGATCGTATCGCTGTGATGGCTCAAGAGTTAAGGAAGATGGGAGTCACCATCGAGGAACTACCGGATGGCTTTATCATTGAAGGACCACAACAGCTTCATGGCGCAGCGCTGGATTCCCATGGTGATCACCGCATTGGCATGGCGCTGATGGTGGCTGCTGCACTAGCTGATTCACCTTCAACCATGGCAGGTGCTTCTGCTTTACAGATCTCCTATCCGCTTTTTTATGAGATCATGATGAAACATACAAAGCCAACCGTATAA
- a CDS encoding phosphatase PAP2 family protein — translation MIKQKAVPPFIIGGLLFLALLLFVFMTQHAVNRWVLFLDAWALHVFEPYQSLAFTSFAKGISFLGSAKFEISFFLLFTIYVLLIHHQKRPPLLLFLALLGGWLFNAWLKSLFHRTRPSIMALVEETGYSFPSGHAMVGTAFYGMMAYLLWHHLKLQGKPAFWVLPSFGLFIILMGLSRVYLGVHYGSDVLAGFAAGFLWILLILLGEYGYKKR, via the coding sequence ATGATAAAGCAAAAAGCTGTACCACCATTTATTATTGGTGGTCTTCTTTTTCTCGCCCTCCTGCTCTTCGTTTTTATGACCCAACACGCGGTGAATCGATGGGTGTTGTTCCTCGATGCTTGGGCTTTACACGTTTTTGAGCCTTATCAATCACTGGCGTTTACCAGCTTCGCCAAAGGCATTTCATTCTTAGGCAGTGCTAAATTTGAGATATCGTTTTTTCTGCTTTTCACCATTTATGTGTTGTTGATCCACCACCAGAAGCGCCCACCTTTGCTACTATTTCTGGCCCTACTTGGTGGTTGGCTCTTTAATGCTTGGCTTAAGTCGCTATTCCATCGAACCCGCCCTTCTATCATGGCCCTTGTTGAAGAGACAGGTTACAGCTTCCCCAGCGGTCACGCCATGGTAGGAACCGCTTTTTATGGCATGATGGCTTACCTGCTCTGGCATCATCTCAAGCTGCAGGGAAAACCTGCATTCTGGGTTCTTCCTTCCTTTGGACTCTTCATTATCCTAATGGGTCTCTCACGGGTTTATCTCGGTGTTCACTATGGAAGTGATGTTTTAGCTGGATTTGCTGCAGGGTTCCTATGGATCCTCCTCATCTTGCTCGGTGAATATGGATATAAAAAGAGGTAA
- a CDS encoding metallophosphoesterase, producing MDLIMLWGMAFILFVGIVTLLLRAHHNTKVPSVNHVNLKVGERKERLHILHLSDLHMEHISISPEEIFQMVGTEPIDLIALTGDYLEKESSITKFASYLEVLQRLQPKYGIYAVWGNHDYKLSSTMMLQLEQVMKAYDVVLLVNENRTIWIDEEPLQIVGIDDAYSGHDDIVSSFQGVINHPRMLTIVLTHDPHTVWDLKRYHYHYLLCGHFHGGQINWPRPYHLAKMGPMWREDIIKGLHYYNDRAFYINEGLGQTGVNIRLRSRPEITLHQIY from the coding sequence ATGGATCTAATTATGCTATGGGGGATGGCTTTCATCCTGTTCGTTGGGATCGTTACCTTACTGCTGCGCGCTCACCATAATACCAAGGTACCTAGCGTCAACCATGTTAACTTAAAAGTAGGTGAACGCAAAGAAAGATTACACATTCTCCATCTATCTGACCTCCATATGGAGCATATCTCCATCTCACCTGAAGAAATCTTTCAAATGGTGGGAACAGAGCCTATCGATCTCATCGCCCTCACTGGCGATTATCTAGAGAAGGAGAGTAGCATTACGAAGTTCGCTTCCTATCTCGAGGTATTACAACGCTTACAACCAAAATACGGAATCTACGCCGTATGGGGCAACCATGATTATAAGCTTTCATCTACAATGATGCTCCAGCTCGAACAAGTGATGAAAGCATACGATGTCGTATTACTGGTCAACGAGAATCGTACCATCTGGATCGATGAGGAGCCACTACAAATTGTTGGTATTGATGATGCCTACTCTGGACATGATGATATCGTTAGTTCCTTCCAAGGTGTGATCAATCATCCACGGATGCTAACCATTGTACTCACCCATGATCCCCACACCGTCTGGGATTTAAAACGCTACCACTATCATTATTTGCTCTGCGGCCATTTTCATGGCGGTCAGATTAACTGGCCCCGTCCCTATCACCTCGCCAAGATGGGTCCCATGTGGCGAGAGGATATTATCAAAGGGCTTCACTACTATAATGACCGTGCATTCTATATCAATGAAGGCTTGGGTCAAACAGGGGTAAATATTCGCCTTCGTTCTCGCCCAGAAATCACGCTACATCAGATTTATTAA
- a CDS encoding GNAT family N-acetyltransferase gives MKISYRKRIPEQDDLYLLQLSQQYLSHYLPAWMWKNQAFLQELNRSSRVIILLGPEQQTIGYVAYSWISKSQVHFDYAVIEGTYQGKGYARQGLEALKQYLKGKGATSIHLYVHGKNKHAMTIYYQLGFRLRQRPTFLRPTYWMEMSI, from the coding sequence GTGAAGATCAGCTATCGCAAGCGAATTCCAGAACAGGATGATCTGTACCTATTACAGCTTAGCCAACAGTATCTATCCCACTACCTACCAGCCTGGATGTGGAAGAACCAAGCTTTTCTTCAGGAGTTGAATCGCTCCAGTCGTGTCATCATTCTACTTGGTCCAGAACAACAGACCATCGGCTATGTGGCCTATAGCTGGATTTCAAAGAGTCAGGTTCATTTTGATTATGCCGTGATCGAGGGAACTTATCAGGGAAAAGGTTATGCTCGACAGGGGTTAGAGGCGTTGAAGCAATATTTAAAAGGAAAGGGAGCTACCTCTATACACCTCTATGTACATGGGAAGAATAAGCATGCCATGACCATCTATTACCAACTGGGATTCCGCTTACGGCAACGTCCTACTTTTCTACGACCTACATACTGGATGGAAATGTCAATCTAG
- a CDS encoding ABC transporter ATP-binding protein, whose translation MSSMILQAEELQVCKGERTILQVPQLQIAAGEIVGVVGPNGAGKSTLIKALALLDPPTTGRILLDNRQVWPGQVSLAERRELALVFQQPLMLDGTVAQNVGLPLKMRHISRKEREDQVQYWLEQFGVAHLAMRHARTLSGGEAQRVSLARAMVYQPKLLFLDEPFSALDLPTRRSILRDFQRILKETKTTTLFISHDYAEIQYLCDSMVLLYHGTCWGKESVHSPIHDQLPEAFSSFLKDWMTPLVATSRE comes from the coding sequence ATGAGTTCAATGATCTTACAAGCAGAAGAGCTTCAGGTTTGTAAAGGTGAACGAACCATTCTTCAAGTACCACAACTGCAGATCGCTGCTGGAGAGATCGTCGGTGTGGTTGGCCCTAATGGGGCAGGGAAGAGTACGCTAATCAAGGCCTTAGCCTTATTGGATCCTCCTACCACTGGGAGGATTCTCCTTGATAATCGTCAAGTATGGCCAGGTCAGGTGAGCTTAGCGGAGCGACGTGAGCTTGCCCTCGTCTTTCAACAACCCTTGATGCTAGATGGGACTGTGGCGCAGAATGTTGGGTTACCCTTAAAAATGCGCCATATCTCACGAAAAGAGCGGGAGGATCAGGTGCAATATTGGCTGGAGCAGTTTGGGGTGGCGCATTTGGCCATGCGGCATGCCCGTACCCTCTCTGGGGGAGAAGCACAGCGGGTGAGTCTGGCTCGCGCCATGGTGTATCAACCGAAGCTGCTTTTTTTGGATGAACCATTCTCCGCCCTCGATTTACCAACGCGTCGTTCCATCCTCCGAGATTTCCAACGAATCTTGAAGGAGACGAAGACGACGACGCTCTTTATCAGTCATGACTATGCGGAGATCCAGTACCTTTGTGACTCCATGGTTCTGCTCTATCATGGAACATGTTGGGGGAAGGAATCGGTTCACTCGCCGATTCATGATCAGTTACCTGAGGCATTCTCATCATTCTTAAAGGATTGGATGACCCCCTTAGTTGCCACCTCAAGGGAATGA
- a CDS encoding substrate-binding domain-containing protein: MKLQNIRGYKFAILALIFVFTMGMAVGCGSKDEGQNTETNTTANQTEQTTPAEATETPDLTGTELILATTTSTQDSGLLDVLVPMFEEKTGAMVKTIAVGTGKALEMGVAGEADVLLVHAPASEQELVDNGDVINRQLVMHNDFIIVGPKDDPAKVSGKTVTEAFQEIAKSENIFVSRGDDSGTHKMELSLWKVATIEPAGTWYQEAGQGMGATLRIASDKMGYTLTDRATYLALQSELDLAILVEGDQELLNIYHVMQVNPEKSDMIKGDAAQAFVEFMVDPEIQDVIGQFGVDKFGQPLFFPDAGKGE; encoded by the coding sequence ATGAAGCTACAGAATATACGTGGTTATAAGTTCGCCATCTTAGCCTTGATTTTCGTATTCACCATGGGGATGGCAGTAGGTTGTGGTAGTAAAGACGAAGGACAGAATACAGAAACAAATACAACTGCTAATCAGACGGAGCAGACCACTCCAGCAGAAGCTACAGAAACACCAGATCTTACTGGCACGGAGTTGATTCTTGCAACAACGACAAGTACACAGGACTCAGGCTTATTGGATGTTCTCGTTCCAATGTTTGAAGAGAAGACAGGTGCCATGGTTAAGACCATCGCTGTAGGTACAGGTAAGGCATTAGAAATGGGTGTAGCAGGTGAAGCTGATGTTTTACTTGTGCATGCACCTGCATCAGAGCAAGAATTAGTAGACAATGGTGATGTTATCAATCGTCAATTGGTAATGCATAATGACTTTATCATCGTTGGACCTAAGGATGATCCAGCAAAAGTTAGCGGTAAGACTGTAACCGAGGCTTTCCAAGAGATCGCGAAGAGCGAAAATATCTTCGTTTCCCGTGGTGATGATTCTGGTACGCATAAAATGGAATTATCCCTTTGGAAAGTAGCAACCATCGAACCAGCAGGTACTTGGTATCAAGAAGCTGGACAAGGTATGGGTGCAACACTACGGATCGCTTCTGATAAGATGGGCTATACCTTAACAGACCGTGCAACCTATCTTGCTTTACAATCAGAATTGGATTTAGCCATCTTGGTTGAGGGTGACCAAGAGCTATTGAACATCTACCATGTTATGCAAGTCAACCCTGAGAAATCTGACATGATCAAAGGAGATGCTGCCCAAGCCTTTGTTGAGTTCATGGTAGATCCAGAAATCCAAGATGTAATCGGCCAATTCGGTGTAGATAAATTCGGTCAACCTCTCTTCTTCCCAGACGCAGGTAAGGGAGAGTAA
- the mgtE gene encoding magnesium transporter — MNRNLTIDELVLRVVRLLKTNKKGELIQLVKQLQPYDIAEVYLQLPKKYQVRFLLDLEPVQAMYCMQELEPQEQLKVLNRLGIEKAATILDLMQNDDLADLFSEMQVESIDDFLQAMKTEESAHVKNLLRYPGDTAGGLMTNRFVWIKDSYTVREAVDKLKQFVDMAETLNYLYVLNCQDQLVGVVSYRDLLIADLQDKISDIMLTRVISVHVDMDQEEVAKMVERYDFVAIPVVDHEDHLIGIITVDDIIDVVIEEFNEDIERLSASGKQIDFNTSAFTAAARRLPWLVLLLFIGLVSGNIMSHFGSTIEQVVALSYFMPMIAGMTGNTGTQSLAVVVRGMITSDMDRKTILHLIWREFGVGLIIGAVCGTLIATIAYVWLGNLYLGLVVGLSLLLTLIVGTLAGTVIPLALHFLKVDPAIASGPLITTLNDIFSLTIYFSTATYFLTHLL; from the coding sequence ATGAACCGGAACTTAACCATTGACGAACTTGTCCTCCGTGTTGTTCGTCTGTTGAAAACCAATAAAAAGGGTGAGCTGATTCAGCTAGTGAAGCAGCTTCAGCCCTATGATATTGCGGAAGTCTATCTGCAGTTGCCCAAGAAATATCAGGTGCGTTTTCTCCTGGACCTTGAACCTGTCCAGGCCATGTACTGCATGCAAGAGCTAGAGCCTCAAGAACAATTGAAGGTACTGAATCGCTTAGGCATCGAAAAAGCCGCAACCATCTTGGACTTAATGCAAAACGATGACCTGGCTGACCTCTTTAGTGAAATGCAGGTTGAAAGCATCGATGACTTCCTGCAGGCGATGAAAACAGAAGAATCTGCTCATGTTAAGAATCTACTCCGCTATCCAGGTGATACCGCAGGTGGCTTGATGACCAACCGCTTCGTCTGGATTAAGGATAGCTATACCGTGCGGGAGGCCGTTGATAAGCTCAAGCAATTCGTGGATATGGCGGAGACCTTGAATTATCTTTATGTATTGAACTGTCAGGATCAGCTTGTAGGCGTAGTCTCCTACCGTGACCTCCTAATTGCTGATCTTCAAGATAAAATATCTGATATCATGCTAACGCGGGTGATTTCCGTTCATGTAGATATGGACCAAGAAGAAGTAGCGAAGATGGTAGAACGCTATGACTTCGTCGCCATTCCCGTCGTGGATCATGAGGATCACCTCATCGGGATCATCACCGTTGACGATATCATCGACGTTGTGATCGAAGAGTTTAACGAGGATATTGAGCGGTTATCTGCTTCAGGGAAGCAGATCGACTTTAATACCAGTGCCTTTACTGCTGCGGCACGCCGTCTTCCCTGGTTGGTCCTCCTCCTTTTTATCGGACTTGTCTCAGGGAACATCATGAGTCATTTTGGCTCCACTATCGAGCAGGTCGTGGCCCTCTCTTATTTCATGCCTATGATCGCTGGGATGACTGGGAACACAGGGACTCAATCATTGGCTGTGGTTGTACGGGGTATGATTACCAGTGATATGGATCGAAAAACCATTCTTCATTTGATCTGGCGTGAATTTGGTGTTGGTCTGATTATTGGTGCTGTCTGTGGTACATTGATCGCAACCATTGCCTATGTTTGGCTAGGAAATCTCTATTTAGGATTAGTCGTCGGACTCTCCTTATTACTCACTCTGATCGTAGGAACGCTAGCAGGTACGGTGATCCCCTTGGCACTGCACTTTCTTAAGGTAGATCCTGCTATCGCTTCTGGCCCGTTGATCACCACCCTCAACGATATCTTTTCATTGACGATCTATTTCAGCACTGCCACCTATTTTCTCACCCATCTATTATAA
- the aroB gene encoding 3-dehydroquinate synthase — MKELRIASQEGTYPIYIGNQLLEQIGAYLQEHHVTITSKIMVVTDSHVAPHYLKTVEQSLQIEGFSYCTHVVSAGEESKSWQELDGILTHAIEAGLDRHSLMLALGGGMIGDLTGFAASVYMRGIPFVQLPTTILAHDSSIGGKVAINHPLGKNLIGQFHNPLFVLYDTSTLHTLPARERNSGFAEMVKHGVLEGTDLFHWLEDHVESLLALDDATMVEALWRASAVKARIVAADPHEQGIRAYLNFGHTFGHAIEQYSHYEWLHGEAIAVGMAMAAQLAESRLGFQGKEPLIQLLQRFQLPCSIPSHFPPQELFHLMLRDKKNHAGQIRFVLPRDWGRMEITTGIAEEEVLQILQTFQKEE; from the coding sequence ATGAAGGAGTTACGTATTGCAAGCCAAGAGGGTACTTATCCTATCTATATCGGGAATCAGCTCTTAGAGCAGATCGGGGCGTACTTACAGGAGCATCATGTTACAATCACCTCCAAGATCATGGTGGTGACCGATTCCCATGTTGCGCCTCATTATCTGAAGACTGTGGAGCAAAGCTTACAAATAGAAGGTTTTTCTTATTGTACCCATGTGGTTTCAGCAGGGGAGGAGAGCAAGTCCTGGCAGGAGCTTGATGGGATTCTAACCCATGCCATTGAAGCAGGGCTAGACCGCCATTCTCTTATGCTTGCTTTAGGCGGTGGAATGATCGGAGATCTGACGGGGTTTGCTGCCTCTGTCTATATGCGAGGCATTCCTTTTGTGCAATTACCTACGACCATTCTCGCCCATGATAGCAGTATCGGTGGCAAAGTGGCCATCAATCATCCCCTCGGTAAGAATCTGATCGGTCAATTTCACAATCCCTTGTTTGTGCTCTATGATACATCTACCTTACATACCCTCCCCGCACGGGAGCGCAATAGTGGCTTTGCTGAGATGGTGAAGCATGGTGTCTTGGAGGGTACGGATTTATTCCATTGGTTGGAGGATCATGTAGAATCTCTCCTTGCATTGGATGATGCCACCATGGTTGAAGCCCTCTGGCGCGCCTCTGCGGTCAAAGCGAGGATCGTTGCAGCTGACCCCCATGAGCAGGGAATACGCGCCTATCTTAATTTTGGCCATACATTTGGCCACGCCATTGAACAGTATTCCCATTATGAATGGCTCCATGGTGAAGCCATTGCAGTGGGGATGGCGATGGCGGCTCAGCTGGCAGAAAGTCGTCTTGGATTCCAGGGGAAGGAGCCATTGATCCAGTTGCTTCAACGCTTTCAGCTTCCTTGCTCCATTCCATCTCACTTCCCACCACAGGAGCTTTTTCACTTGATGCTTCGCGATAAAAAGAATCATGCTGGTCAGATTCGTTTTGTGCTTCCCCGAGATTGGGGGAGAATGGAGATCACCACGGGGATCGCAGAGGAAGAGGTGCTGCAGATTCTTCAGACATTTCAAAAGGAGGAGTAA